In the Diospyros lotus cultivar Yz01 chromosome 13, ASM1463336v1, whole genome shotgun sequence genome, AGCTTGCCAAGGGTCGAAATCATTCAAATAGTAAATCTAGTCACAAAAAGGGTACTTGTAGAACATTCTTGAAGGAAAAGTAGAACACTTATAATTTTCCCCTCCATTCTCTCTTGTTTCTTGCTCTCTGGTTCCTCTCATATACGTGCATGcataatacatacatatatatatgtcttcttcttttgaCTGTAAATTGTTCTGTGGGCAGATAAAGATAAGGACTTGAAGAAACGTAGCAGCAAAAAGAGAAAGGTGCCGTCAATatcttgttatttatatttattttccttgtcTTTTCCAGGGAAGcagattaaagaaaaatttacataaatatCTTGAGGAATGGTAATCCAAAATTCATGTGTTTTACAAACATTGTTGTTGGGAATACTTATTAAAAGAGCATCTGTATTTTAAAGTtcctattatatttttttaaacatccAGTTATAACTACTAATTTCATGGTTGGTCGACTATCAGTAGCAGATGGAATGGACCCATATTTTTGGGCTAGATGGCCTGCCCCTTCTCTAGTAGTACTGAGATGGAATTATGTTTAGGGTTAACTTAGGAGGGATAGCCAGATAGGGTGGGCATGTTATTGCCTAGTAAGCCCCAGcattaatttttaggtaaaacaAGATTTATCATATGCTTGATGTACATATTAAACATGTTTAATTGCATAAACTttatcatatttcatattttttgaagGGCTTGCTTTCTCTGTGTTTTCCTGCAGAATgcccatatttttatatagggtttaTGGCTTGTTAAATTTCTGTGCTGGTCTCTACCAAAAGAATTGATGAATAAACCACCTCAGTCCAGTCCAGTCAACTCATTGTAAATCTGCCATTTAGTCCAGTCCAATTCAGGTAAACAAACATTTTACCATGCACAGTCTGGTGCGATCAAACAAGAGATGGTCCATACTGAAGTCTAGTCCCCGCCCACTTAATCAATTCTGGCTTATTCATACCCTCTAACTAGCCTGGGTAAACTGTATCCTATGATGTTTTTCATATCATATGAAGAAAATTCCTACTTTCTGCGTTGTTTACTTGAGAAATCATTATTGCTGGAAGCTATCCTGCTTTCACTGTTCTGTTTTGCATATGTGGTGGGGATTGCAAAATTTACCTTCTAGCGTTGGATAGGCAATTAGCCTTTTCGTGTATGCATTGAAATGAAACTAGAAGCACAGCAGATTTGATGTCCCAAACAGTAGATGCCCAACAAGTCTCATTCTCATCATGCCCTGTCTTGCTCATGCTGGTGGTGTTCAGTTGGGCATGGATTTCCTCTCAGGGGTGTTATTGGGAGAAGATTTGCAACCTGACCCACTTGATTGTCATTTGATAAAAAGTTTTTTCTGCATGTATCATGCACTTGGATGTCTCCTTTTAGATCCATTAAGATGTGTATCATTACATCTGAATGATTGCAGCAGTGGAAGCTTACTTCGACATGAAATATGATGTTACCAATTTCTAATGTTCTCCTTACATTCTAGAATCATGGAAGTGGTATTAgggaatttttatttgaataattaaaaatggcagCTGTAGAGTGAATAACAAGCTAGacttcatgtagccaaccccgcCTAGCAGGGTGAGGCTTGATATGTAGTTGATTAAAGATGTAAACCTACTGCTAAAGGCTCCTGTTTTTTGTAGGTTATGAGGGACACAGCCTCATCCTGTTAGACAGGCTGTTCTTGAATTTTATTTGAGTCAGTATTGCCATTGCTTTTTTTGTATTGACCCCTTTTTCAAGGGAAGAATTTTATTGCTTACCATGATTGAACCTATAGCAGCTTTTTGACTTATGACACTGGTTGCCTCTGCTGAGTGCTGGAAAAGTATTCTTACTTGCATGTGATGTTATCATCCTATATGACTAAGTTTATGTCTTTTGTTCGCTCCTCCCCCcctctcttcctttctccctctctctcttgatGGACTGTTTTTGCACGTGCAAATAAATGTATTCTCAGTGTACTTGTTATACATTGCGCTTATTAACACAAAATGCTTGGCAAAATAATAAAGCTCTTATTTGTTGTATTACTGGGTTCTGGAAGTTAAAAAGTGAAATGTTTTGGAAGTTTCTCTGTAATTGCTCGCATCCTTATTTCCATGGACTAGTAGAAAACAGAGCCCCTTGTGAAAAACATTAGTTGGTTAACATAGTAGCTGTCCTATCTTTTAGATAAGTTCACCTATATCTAGGTAAGTGATGTCTTCTTATTCCTGCTTTGTTTGTTTTCTCTAGTCTTTTTCTGTTATATTACACAAAAGAGACTTGTTTTAGGAATATAATCTGGACTCGCATTGGAACTTTTCTTTGCAGCGTTCAAGGCGGTCTTCCGATTCAAGTTCTTCAAGTTCCTCCTCAGAATCTTCTAGCAGTGAAGATGAGGAGAGGGagtcaaaaaaatcaaaatcaaggtcgaagagaaggaagaaggagaagaagcgcAGGTCAAGATCCAAACACTCTAGCAGTGATGCGGAAGAAACCGGTGGGCCGGTGCCGCTTTCGAGATTCTTTGGAACTTCCAAGGGTTAAACGTGTGTGCCTTGTGATGTTGTATGTGTTGGTGGTCCTCTTGCCGAAATGTAGACAAGGGATTTTTCTCAACTCACTGGAAATTCGTCGCAGTTTCTTCCCTTAAAAAGATTCATTAGGTCTCTGTTTATGTTACAGTTTCTTTTACCATGAGAGAGGATTTATTTAATGCGTTATGGCGTTGTCTTGGCCTGGCAGGGAAGTTGTCTCATTCGTTGTCCCTGGACCAATGGTAGACGCGGATGGTGTAGTGAGAGTGGGGAGGGAAGAAGTTAAAAAGCTTAGTAGAGGGAGGCAGAGAGGCAAGAGGCTTTTGCCCTATCCTTGAGAGCTCTTGCTCATGGTAGAATTTGATGTTTCAATGCTCTATTTGGTTCTAATTGCAATTTCCATTTTGACTTTTACAATTACAAGATAAAATCTCAATTAAGCAGCTGTCTCCATTGTAGTTTAGCCAAATTGAGTAAAgatgtaaaaaagaaaacatatttctgTTGTTTGTTATTGACATACATTTGCCCCTTTGGTGAGCAAAGCTTGTTTGTTAGTATATACAAATAATACGACTGCGATGAGTCAAGTCTCCTGTGTTGGCGTTGGCCCTTTTCTTCATTAGTTCTTCAATGACTCCTCTGCATTAAGATTTTATCCCTCAAAACACACgacaatataatttaatattgcTAAAATAACAAACAATGAAAGATTAGGACCCCAAGTAGGGTATTATTTCGATCCCACTGTTCTCAAAACTCAAATCTCATCTTCTAGAGACAAACCCAAACACAACATATCAGTTTGATAAAAGATAGGGGTTTGAGCTTGGAAAAGCCCCCAATACAATCAATAGACCAAGTCAGATGTCCACAAGCCTCTAGAGTTGGGTCCGTTATGGAACATTTTTACTTTCAGAGCCATCCATTCATGTTCTGAAGGGGAACACATATGTACATTTAGAAGGGGATCGTAGAATTCATGTAGACGAGGGACACCAACCAAACCACATCCATTGAAAGCACAAAGGAATGTGAGTCAAAGTTTTCGGATCTACTGCTGATAGTCTGGGTTGAATGCAAGTGCTTCCCTGTAAATCAGCTCCTTCATTTGTTCCTCGCTTAGCGCATGCTGCTCAAAGTCGAAGCTGAAAGGAGTTATGCAGGTTGGCTCATCACTTACGTCGTGGAGAGACGTCAGGTAGGGATGTGCCAGTGCTTCCTCCACTGAAACCAAAAACATAAGAAACCCACCCATGGattcaaaaccattttactGATTCAAGTAGCAATTCattgaaaaagtaaaataaaacagATAATAGACATTTGCAAATTTAACAACCTTAATGCCGAATAAGGCGACTTAATAggggaaaaataaatgaaaaagagtACCAACGAAATGCCAACTATAGAACTGTCCTTTTCAACTTGAGGATTGTGTTTTACACATCTTAGACTACGAACTTAAATGACGTGGGATATCTAGGGAAATACATAGTATCAGTAGTGAAGAATTTTATTTGGCTGTCTTAAATTGTATTTGGGACTAAAGTGGTTGGTTAAGTTTGGCTTTTGTCTGCGTCCGTGAATATGAGTAACAATTGACTGCTGCTGTCAgaaattttctctcttttccagACAGGTAAGGTAAATATACAGACGACGAGATGAGGCAGCCTTTAGTGTGCAACAAAAATCTCAGAGAAAACTAAAAGACTGTAGAGAAAGGAATGCCCTTTCTTGCCAAGGGAAAGAGGAATCAAAGAATAATTCCTTCTCTAAGCCAAAAaatccaacatttctcaaatgTCCTACAAATCATTTATTGCCAAATGTGCCACATACAAACGAAAAGATGGAATACTCATTTATTGCCAAATGTGCCACATACAACAGATGGAATAGACAACCAAAGGTGGACCGTATCCTACTTGGGCTTGCCTGCCCCCTTTAGTACAAAACTCTATCGCAGTTCCTTCACCCACTTAACTCCAAAAATAAGGAATCTGGAGAACACTGACGTGGAGAATTTAGTCCATTGCCTGTGGAGAAGTAGGAGTCCAGGTGGCAACTGCTTTTCTCCATAACCTCCACTAAAATTATCTCCCACCCAGCTTGAAAGCCCTCTCTGAAAAGAATCACACCAAGTCTCCAAAGCTGTCTTCTCCCTCACAAAACAGCAGCAATCATTATCTTCAGCCTGTGGGAAACTCCAGCAGCCCGGCTTGAAGTCTGGTAAGAGAAACTTGGCTGCTTTGGatcataaaaaaatgtttgGCTCACTTTGAACACCTTTCCTTCGAAGCCTACCACTCATATCGATAGTGCCTTTTCATTGGAAAGACCAATCCAACTTCCCAGGTCCAAACTGGTAATCTTGGGCCCTTGAAAAGGATCAGACCTACCATAACCATGCATTGTTATTTCAACCTCCAATTTATTTGGATTCCTTGTATCCTTCTTTATCCACTATTTCTGCATTTGGCTAGGAAACCTAGAAGCATGTCTCCCCATACCTGTCCCTTTCCAAAGAACCTAACCCCCCTAGATCTCTTTAATCAGGACTGAGGTGTGCAATAATCAGTAGCAGTCTTCTTTGCTAACTCCGGGTGCTCTGCACCCAACTGCTCCTTCAAAATGTAAAACTGCAGCCTTTTTCACCCAAATTGCCTCCTCAAACAAAAATCTACTTACTATGATCTTAATAAAAGTTGGCACCTCATTGGAGCTTACATGACAAATTCTACCCCATCTGAGATGAGCATTGTATTTAGCAACATCAACTCTAATAAAATCTTTGTACTggttcctattttccttcaacaCACAACAGTTCATAAAAAGAAGCTGGTAGCCCTAGAACCCTGATCCACACAAAAGAATCCACCTTGGAGTAGTTTGAACAACTTGGAATCTCACTCCATCTTTCCAAGCTCAGAACATGGCCTATTCCTGAGATCTAATATAATCAGTTCCGCATTCCACCATGAAGATGAATAAGCAATGTGGGCCGCACAGATCATAAATCTTGACAACTGTAGGAGGAACCTCCCACCCAACCAACCAATCAAACTGCAAGACCCAGAATCAACAATTTCCTCTTAAGACTTCAAGTTGCAACCACTATGTCTGTTGCCATCAGAAATCTTGGCATAACTCAACCATTCTGGTAAATTGCAGCTTCTGAAAAAGTTATCCCGGAGACCATACCACTCGCTTGACAATATCACCTGAGAGAATCTCCCAGGCATACCTTACTGCACTCCTCCAGCCATCGCTCTTGGCTTTAGGAAATACATAAATCTAACCACAGGCACCATAGCTAGGTGTCTTTCCTCTTGATTTGGAAGCTGGAGAATCTTGGTGGACTTGAAAGCCGTTCAGAGAACATCCTGCAACAACCCCAGTCTCCACTGAGAATTGGAGATCTCCTCAAAAGCTTTTGAGACCTAGGCATCTCCTACCGAGAGAGACTtattgaagggaaaaaaaaaaaaaaaaaaacttcgattgagataaaaaatgaacaaacttctcttctcctttctatGACCAAAAATCAGCTTCTTCTTGTCCTCCAAAAGGTTGGATCTCCTTTGATCAGAGATGAAAATCTGCTAACAAtcctttctcatttctctcctTTCAATAGGTCTTCCTCTCCttttctccatctctctctgaTTAATGAAAGAGGCATTCACagtgaagaaaatagggggTCGCTGGCTAAAGATCTGCTCAGCTGAAGGAAAAAGGGTTTCATTCTCTCTACTGGTATCACTTAAACTCCAGGAAGTTTTCTGCAACCATCACGCATTACCTTTTGATACATTTTGATCaattattcatttcatcctcTCATGCCTCtgtttaatgtaatttttttcattattgcCCTTGCAGCTATTGGATGCTAAAGTAATTCAAAGTGCAACAGATCCATTTATACAATGgaaatattcaaaacaataaaatgaCAGCTTGATTTTTAGGGGAATACCAAATTGTTCTCCCTTTATATATCAGTatagaaaaattggaaaagaaaaaagaaatgaaagcaTCAATATGCTTTCTTTAACTAGCAAGTGTAAGATATCTTGAGGGTATCACCTCATTACACCTATTATTTAAGTGTGGAAAGTTAAGCGGATATTCCAGGCTATTTTACCAGGTTTAAGAGCATCCAAAGGAATAATCCACATGTTGATGTTAAAACTATCATATAGAAAGCATGTGAACACCTACAACTATATTAAAAGGCATAAAATTCAATCACATACTTGCACATAAAAGCTCCTTAAAATGAACCTCAAAATTAGACTTCAACATGTGATGGGGGCTTCAAAAACTCATACCTGTAATTCTCTTTCTAGGATCAAATGTTAACATCTTCTCAACAAGATCAATAGCTGCGGGGTGGACATGTGGGAACTTTTCAGTTAATGACTGCCGGTTGTAAGGTGGAAGTTGCCTAATGCATCTCtttgcattttcatttaaaaatccCAAATCAGCCTCTGATGGGGTGCCAATCAGCTGGAGGTTGTGGCAATCATCAAACATGCATAAAAGGTGAGCAGGCATTAAATTTACTAAACTATGGTGGCTTAAATTCGAAGACTTTAATGATGTAAAACAGCTTGCAAATTGAAGATTCCTTATCtattaaaacataaataacCATCCATCCATGAAAATCTATTTAAAATGTGCTGGCAAGAAGAAGAATCAATTTAAGATTTTGTTACAGAAATGATGCTTGTCCACTAGAATTCTGAAGAACTATTGCAGTCCATGATCtgcctcattttattttctagttgGGACAAAAAACAAATCTGAGTCAGACAGAACAGAGGCTTGATCTTGAATTGGATCCTAAATTGATGGGATCTAGTGAGCTTATCCATGTAGTTATGCAGATTTCTATGTATTTTCACCCAAGGTGAATAAATCCAAAAATAATGACTTCATCAAACATAGGGCAACCAAAATTGGCAAAGAAAACATCTTTCTGCTAACATGCCAAAGAAGTTGAAGGGCCTTCACTGccaaaaaggagaagaaaaaaaaaatgattttagaaCATGAAAAATCAAGAGCAAGAACGAAACAATGTGCTGTGACAGCAGAAGATCCTTAAAAGAATATACTGAAACAAGATCTTTTTGGGCGTATTCTGCAAATTCTCATGTTGCAAAATAGATTTCAATATAAAGcatgaagaaaaaaaactatCGATCTTGACCCCTTTCTTATGGTAATTACCTTGGCATAAAATTGCATATATTAAACTTCTTGCAGCAGGATTAATTGAATAAACATGCCATGTCTaagaaattcataattaattgcACAAGAGGTCTCTAAAGCCTGAAGAAAATGAATGAATGCAAACAGATTTGGTGATTTTTGTCTTCTCTTTTTTAATTTGGGAAACATGTTTGTGAAAACTGATGCCTTTGCTTTTAACATGTATACATTTCATAATGGAGTCACCAAACATTATTAAAAAACACACTATAAGACTGATTTAGGGAAGAATTGTGCATTGctaaatatttttgcattttaaaaaagttaaaggAAAGACAAGCCACCAGTAacaatttttttcccaaaaaaaaaaaataatagctTGTAATCCCAGATGACAATGGAATAagtaaaaggaaagaaagccATCTGCAACTGAAATGAGAGAATCAAGAGATAATAATAGCTTAATTTCAGATGACAATAGAACAAACTAAGAATACATTTACCTCCATAAGTAAACGTAGCTGGTGCACATGATCTCTACCAGGAAATAAAGGCTTCCGATCCATCAATTCCATGAATATGCAACCTACTGACCATACATCAATTGCAGTGGTGTAATCTGAAGAGTTCAACAACAGTTCAGGTGCCCTGTACCATCTTGTAACAACATATTCAGTCATGAAATCTGATTCAGATGTGACACGGGCTAGTCCAAAATCACATATTTTCAAATCACAATTGGCATTCAGTAGAAGATTGCTAGGCTTTAAGTCCCTGTGCAGAACATTTGCAGAATGAATGTACTTTAACCCTCGGAGGATCTGATACA is a window encoding:
- the LOC127787923 gene encoding uncharacterized protein LOC127787923 codes for the protein MGKNQQYKAMQRARLGASSSAPTEQIEDGMVDGSFHSPEWHAARLASLKTSHTITWEEFKKKQKEDEMRKGELEADKDRMMREYRAQLDAERAVKLAKGRNHSNSKSSHKKDKDKDLKKRSSKKRKRSRRSSDSSSSSSSSESSSSEDEERESKKSKSRSKRRKKEKKRRSRSKHSSSDAEETGGPVPLSRFFGTSKG
- the LOC127787921 gene encoding mitogen-activated protein kinase homolog MMK1 codes for the protein MDASDQPSDDTVMSEAAPPPPNTDPPPQPQPQPQPQPQPAGIEHIQAAFSHGGRFIQYNIFGNIFEVTSKYKPPIMPIGKGAYGIVCSALNSETNEHVAIKKIANAFDNRVDAKRTLREIKLLRHMDHENVVAIRDIIPPPQRESFNDVYIAYELMDTDLHQIIRSTQALSEEHCQYFLYQILRGLKYIHSANVLHRDLKPSNLLLNANCDLKICDFGLARVTSESDFMTEYVVTRWYRAPELLLNSSDYTTAIDVWSVGCIFMELMDRKPLFPGRDHVHQLRLLMELIGTPSEADLGFLNENAKRCIRQLPPYNRQSLTEKFPHVHPAAIDLVEKMLTFDPRKRITVEEALAHPYLTSLHDVSDEPTCITPFSFDFEQHALSEEQMKELIYREALAFNPDYQQ